A single Branchiostoma floridae strain S238N-H82 chromosome 11, Bfl_VNyyK, whole genome shotgun sequence DNA region contains:
- the LOC118426692 gene encoding protein yippee-like 1, which translates to MVKKTFQAYLPDCHRTYSCIHCRAHLANHDELISKSFQGSQGRAYLFNSVVNVGCGPAEERVLLTGLHAVADIYCECCKTTLGWKYEHAFESSQKYKEGKFIIELAHMIKDNGWS; encoded by the exons ATGGTGAAGAAGACGTTCCAGGCTTACTTACCGGACTGTCATCGAACGTACAGCTGCATCCACTGTCGGGCGCACCTGGCCAATCACGATGAGTTGATTTCAAAG TCCTTTCAGGGAAGTCAGGGACGTGCGTATCTCTTCAACTCAGT TGTAAATGTGGGGTGTGGGCCAGCTGAGGAGCGGGTACTACTTACTGGACTACATGCCGTAGCTGATATTTATTGTGAATGCTGCAAAACTACTCTGGGATGGAAATAT GAGCATGCCTTTGAAAGTAGCCAGAAGTACAAGGAAGGGAAATTCATCATTGAGCTGGCTCACATGATCAAAGACAACGGCTGGAGTTGA